One window of Oreochromis niloticus isolate F11D_XX linkage group LG23, O_niloticus_UMD_NMBU, whole genome shotgun sequence genomic DNA carries:
- the slitrk1 gene encoding SLIT and NTRK-like protein 1 yields the protein MLLWIVLLKAALCLASGNVTRDVCKEQICSCNEVEGDLHIDCEKRSFTTLQQLTGPSSQFYHLLLHGNSLSRLFPNEFANFYNAVSLHLENNGLHDIVPGAFLGLQLVKRLHINNNKIRSFRKSTFLGLDDLEYLQADFNLLRDIDPAVFRDLNKLEVLILNDNLISALPVNVFQHVPITHLDLRGNRIKTLPYEGILEQIPGIAEVLLEDNPWDCNCDLVSLKEWLENIPRNALIGRVICEAPTRLQGSDLNETSEADLCPSQSAGVDSSLVAPPTQEETSMARDTHPTPYKPSGNASRPPTPGGHGPNKNHSKSRENWQLKTKPTPVAAGVDREQQQLRNVTCPEPCKCKLVGSRQGLGVNCEGKKIESLSNLKPKPLAAHELNMRENNIHAVKKNQLLGYASLNLLDLGANNIKVIDNGTFQNQSELRWLYLDKNYLDALVAEMFVGLVNLEYLSLEYNDIQLVVAGAFSPMPNLRVLFLNNNLLKSLPTDAFLGISLSKISLHNNYFPYLPVAGVLDQLNSIIQIDLHGNPWDCSCKIVPFKQWTEKLGADVIVSDLKCESPEEFWKRDFRYVRNDLLCPKLYVSPTSLSKNSTFAQDSGTRSNSYLEPNRVSISVLVPGLLLVFVTSAFTVVGMLVFILRNRKRSKRRDGNSSASEINSLQTVCDSSYWHSGSYHADGGAHRGFDCSTHLSTTNDA from the coding sequence ATGCTGCTTTGGATCGTCCTGCTGAAAGCCGCTCTTTGTCTCGCCAGTGGAAACGTTACAAGGGACGTTTGCAAGGAGCAGATATGCTCCTGCAACGAGGTGGAGGGAGACCTGCACATAGACTGCGAAAAGAGGAGCTTCACCACTCTGCAGCAGCTCACCGGCCCCAGCTCGCAGTTTTATCACTTGCTGCTGCACGGGAATTCTCTCTCTAGGCTCTTTCCCAACGAGTTCGCCAACTTTTACAACGCCGTTAGTCTGCATTTGGAAAACAACGGCTTGCACGACATCGTGCCCGGCGCCTTCCTGGGACTGCAGCTGGTCAAACGGCTGCACATCAATAACAATAAGATCAGATCGTTCAGGAAGAGCACGTTTCTGGGCTTGGACGACTTGGAATATCTCCAAGCTGATTTTAATCTACTGAGGGATATTGACCCCGCCGTTTTCAGGGACCTAAATAAACTTGAAGTGTTGATACTTAACGACAACCTCATCAGCGCGTTGCCCGTGAACGTGTTTCAACATGTGCCCATTACGCATCTCGACCTGCGCGGAAACCGAATCAAAACGTTGCCTTATGAGGGGATCCTGGAACAGATCCCGGGCATTGCGGAGGTTTTGTTGGAAGACAACCCGTGGGACTGTAACTGCGACCTGGTTTCGCTCAAGGAGTGGCTGGAGAACATACCGCGGAACGCGCTCATCGGGAGGGTGATATGCGAGGCTCCCACCAGGCTGCAGGGCAGCGACCTGAACGAGACATCAGAGGCGGATCTGTGCCCCTCACAGAGCGCCGGCGTGGACAGCAGCCTGGTGGCCCCTCCCACCCAAGAGGAGACCTCCATGGCCCGCGACACGCACCCGACGCCTTACAAGCCCAGCGGAAATGCCAGCAGGCCCCCGACGCCAGGAGGCCACGGGCCCAACAAGAACCACTCCAAATCTCGTGAGAACTGGCAGCTGAAAACGAAACCCACTCCAGTGGCGGCAGGTGTGGACagggagcagcagcagctgcgcAACGTGACGTGCCCCGAGCCGTGCAAGTGCAAGCTGGTGGGCTCCAGGCAGGGGCTGGGGGTCAACTGCGAGGGCAAGAAGATCGAGAGCCTGTCCAACCTCAAACCCAAACCCCTTGCCGCTCACGAGCTCAACATGAGAGAAAACAACATCCACGCGGTGAAGAAAAACCAGCTGCTCGGCTACGCGAGTCTCAACCTGCTCGACCTGGGCGCGAACAACATCAAGGTGATCGACAACGGCACGTTTCAAAACCAGAGCGAGCTCAGGTGGCTGTACTTGGATAAGAACTACCTGGACGCACTGGTGGCGGAGATGTTCGTGGGCCTCGTGAATTTGGAATATCTCAGTTTGGAATACAACGACATCCAGCTCGTAGTGGCGGGCGCGTTTAGCCCCATGCCGAACCTGAGGGTTCTCTTCCTCAACAACAACTTGCTCAAATCGTTACCCACGGATGCTTTCCTTGGGATTTCTTTATCTAAGATCAGCCTGCACAACAACTACTTCCCCTATCTCCCCGTGGCCGGCGTGCTGGACCAGCTCAACTCGATCATCCAGATCGATTTGCACGGGAACCCGTGGGATTGCTCGTGCAAAATCGTGCCCTTCAAGCAGTGGACGGAGAAGCTGGGGGCCGACGTGATCGTGAGCGACCTCAAGTGCGAGTCCCCCGAGGAGTTCTGGAAGCGAGACTTCCGCTACGTGCGGAACGACCTGCTGTGCCCCAAGCTCTACGTCTCCCCGACGTCGCTGTCCAAAAACAGCACTTTCGCGCAGGACTCGGGGACGCGCTCGAACTCCTACCTGGAGCCCAACAGGGTCTCCATCTCGGTGCTCGTGCCCGGCCTGCTGCTGGTGTTCGTCACGTCCGCGTTCACCGTGGTGGGGATGCTCGTGTTTATTTTGCGGAACCGAAAGAGGTCGAAGCGGAGGGACGGAAACTCCTCCGCGTCGGAGATCAATTCCCTGCAGACTGTGTGCGACTCGTCGTACTGGCACAGCGGGTCTTATCACGCGGACGGGGGCGCGCACCGGGGCTTCGACTGCAGCACGCATCTCTCCACGACAAACGATGCGTAA